Proteins from a single region of Kogia breviceps isolate mKogBre1 chromosome 5, mKogBre1 haplotype 1, whole genome shotgun sequence:
- the CSTA gene encoding cystatin-A has protein sequence MLCGAFCEDQPATPEIQQIANKMKPVVEKKTHEIYKEFEAVEYKTQVVAGTNYWIKIRVGDDRYIHIKVFESLPQMNLELTDYKVDKSKEDQL, from the exons ATGCTGTGTGGAGCCTTTTGTGAAGACCAACCTGCCACTCCAGAAATCCAGCAGATAGCTAACAAG ATGAAACCAGTGgttgaaaagaaaacacatgagaTTTATAAAGAATTTGAAGCTGTGGAATATAAAACTCAAGTGGTTGCTGGAACGAATTACTGGATTAAG aTACGAGTAGGTGATGATCGTTATATTCACATAAAAGTATTCGAAAGCCTTCCTCAAATGAATTTGGAACTTACTGACTACAAGGTTGACAAAAGCAAGGAAGACCAGCTCTGA